One genomic window of Anabaena sphaerica FACHB-251 includes the following:
- a CDS encoding hybrid sensor histidine kinase/response regulator, whose protein sequence is MNTILIIEDEAQIRNNIREILELSDFEAIVAENGLKGLQLAKDKHPDLILCDLMMPELDGYSVLTQLRQDSSTATIPLIFLTAKSEWSDLRRGMELGADDYLTKPFRPDELLQAITTRLDKQAIADEQTQQKLNDLSSSISHSLPHEINTPLNHILGLSNLLILEEENLSRENLEMVESIHQAALRLHRLTVNFLMYADLELLVSNPERIVALRNNGAKTFVQSVVENLAVKIAQNANRSADLSIEISDAIVKISSTKLSKIAEEIIDNAFKFSQPNTPVKIIGHSSKNTFNLYVIDHGRGLTNEQITKVGAYVQFERKMYEQQGSGLGLSIAKRLVELHGGEFSIESVPEKQTIIKIVLPQ, encoded by the coding sequence ATGAATACAATTCTCATTATTGAAGATGAAGCTCAAATCAGAAACAATATCCGAGAAATATTGGAATTATCAGACTTTGAGGCGATAGTTGCAGAAAATGGGTTAAAGGGTTTGCAATTGGCTAAAGATAAGCATCCTGATTTGATTCTTTGTGATTTGATGATGCCTGAGTTAGATGGCTATAGTGTATTAACTCAACTCCGTCAGGATAGTTCTACTGCCACAATTCCTTTAATTTTCTTAACTGCTAAATCGGAATGGTCAGATTTACGTAGAGGGATGGAACTGGGTGCAGATGATTACCTAACCAAGCCTTTTCGTCCTGATGAATTACTACAAGCCATCACTACTCGATTGGATAAACAAGCAATAGCTGACGAACAAACTCAACAAAAATTAAATGATTTAAGCAGTTCTATCAGTCATTCACTCCCCCATGAAATCAATACTCCTCTCAATCATATTCTAGGACTATCAAATTTATTGATTCTTGAGGAGGAAAACCTTTCCCGTGAAAATTTAGAAATGGTAGAATCAATTCATCAAGCGGCTCTAAGGCTGCATAGACTGACTGTTAATTTCCTCATGTATGCAGACCTGGAGTTATTAGTATCTAACCCAGAAAGAATTGTGGCTCTGAGGAATAACGGGGCGAAAACTTTCGTGCAGTCAGTGGTGGAAAATCTAGCTGTAAAAATTGCTCAAAATGCAAATAGGTCGGCTGATTTAAGTATAGAAATATCAGATGCCATAGTCAAAATTTCTTCAACCAAGCTCAGTAAAATAGCTGAAGAAATAATTGATAATGCTTTTAAATTTTCCCAGCCCAATACACCTGTAAAAATCATAGGGCATAGCAGTAAAAATACCTTTAACTTGTATGTGATTGATCACGGTCGGGGACTAACCAATGAGCAAATTACTAAGGTTGGGGCTTATGTCCAATTTGAACGGAAAATGTATGAACAACAAGGTTCTGGTCTGGGATTATCAATTGCTAAGAGGTTAGTGGAACTGCACGGAGGAGAGTTTAGCATTGAGAGCGTACCTGAAAAACAAACCATTATTAAGATTGTGCTGCCGCAGTAG
- a CDS encoding S66 peptidase family protein, with protein sequence MTIKRRQFLTTLGITTLAAQISPVIAQSQLSPQTTIKPPRLKIGDTIGLVSPAGIIEPKDIEDAKQTFTNLGLKVITGAHILDRDGYLAGTDINRAQDIHTMFTDKSVKVIMAMRGGWGCNRILPLLNYPLIRSHPKIIIGYSDITSLLLAINARSQLITFHGAVATSTWNQFTVDYFKRILFNGEKLTMENNSTKEGKIEIITPGKARGKLIGGNLSVVAAMVGSPYLPSWYNSILFVEDIGEDPYRIDRMLTQLKNAGILNQIAGFIFGQCTNCQASDEQSFTLMQILKQHIKPLDIPAWYGSMIGHIKDKFTVPVGLEVEIDADNGTIKMLAAAVI encoded by the coding sequence ATGACCATCAAACGCCGTCAATTTCTCACCACTTTAGGAATAACGACCTTAGCAGCCCAAATTTCCCCAGTTATCGCCCAAAGTCAACTTTCACCACAAACCACCATCAAACCACCACGTCTAAAAATAGGGGATACGATAGGCTTGGTTTCTCCTGCTGGTATTATTGAACCCAAAGATATAGAAGATGCAAAACAAACTTTTACCAACTTAGGGCTGAAGGTAATAACAGGCGCACATATTTTAGATCGTGATGGATATTTAGCAGGAACAGATATAAACCGCGCCCAAGATATTCATACCATGTTTACCGATAAATCGGTAAAAGTAATTATGGCGATGCGTGGCGGTTGGGGTTGTAATCGGATTTTACCTTTACTTAATTATCCGCTGATCCGTTCCCATCCGAAAATTATCATCGGCTATAGCGATATTACTTCCTTATTATTAGCAATTAACGCTCGGAGTCAATTAATTACCTTTCATGGCGCAGTTGCTACTTCTACTTGGAATCAATTTACCGTTGATTACTTTAAAAGGATCTTATTTAACGGGGAAAAATTAACAATGGAAAATAACTCCACCAAAGAGGGCAAAATAGAAATAATTACACCGGGTAAAGCTAGGGGTAAACTAATTGGAGGTAATTTATCAGTTGTAGCTGCTATGGTAGGTTCTCCTTATTTGCCATCATGGTATAACAGTATTTTATTTGTGGAAGATATAGGTGAAGATCCTTATCGCATAGACAGAATGCTGACGCAGTTAAAAAATGCTGGTATTCTCAATCAAATTGCAGGTTTTATTTTTGGACAATGCACAAATTGTCAAGCTTCAGATGAACAATCCTTTACTTTAATGCAAATACTAAAACAACATATCAAGCCTTTAGATATTCCCGCTTGGTATGGTTCTATGATTGGTCATATCAAAGATAAATTTACAGTGCCTGTAGGTTTAGAGGTAGAAATAGACGCTGATAATGGCACAATCAAAATGTTAGCAGCAGCAGTAATTTAG
- a CDS encoding Lin0512 family protein has protein sequence MALKRFIIEMGMGVDQHGQEPTVAAARAVRNAIAHNALLGIMEVVGLKDPNDMIVEVKVAVPYPEQVREAEVLAVLPFGRKSLTVEAGGMVIDGLAIASLNDKNDQMLIAVAAVTVLVETAEPRN, from the coding sequence ATGGCACTAAAACGCTTTATTATCGAAATGGGCATGGGTGTAGACCAGCACGGACAGGAACCGACGGTAGCAGCAGCAAGGGCGGTGAGAAATGCGATCGCTCACAATGCCTTACTCGGTATTATGGAAGTAGTCGGTTTAAAAGACCCCAATGACATGATTGTAGAAGTCAAGGTAGCCGTACCTTACCCCGAACAAGTACGGGAAGCAGAGGTATTAGCTGTCCTTCCCTTCGGTCGCAAATCTCTAACAGTAGAAGCTGGGGGAATGGTAATTGATGGGTTAGCGATCGCTTCCCTCAACGATAAAAATGACCAAATGTTGATAGCAGTTGCAGCAGTGACAGTTTTAGTTGAAACAGCAGAACCGAGAAACTAA
- a CDS encoding response regulator — MSLILVIEDETQILSNLQEILELADFSVIVAEDGIIGLQLAKRKNPDLILCDIMMPGLNGYEVLTELRQEPKTADIPLIFLTAKADRNDFRQGMGLGADDYITKPFEPFEILQAVKARLERHSISNQAYLKESQNTEILQQEIKKNRTELQNSQQLAQIRGNLLEKFSQDLRNPLSSINMAIYMLKQAKDEKNREKYLSILKEAYTQELDILNEVDSLQELLTAENTKLLRNYKLLGD, encoded by the coding sequence ATGAGCTTAATTCTAGTGATTGAAGACGAAACTCAAATTCTGTCTAATCTCCAAGAAATTTTAGAACTAGCAGATTTCTCTGTTATTGTTGCTGAAGACGGCATTATCGGCTTGCAATTAGCTAAAAGAAAAAACCCGGATTTGATTCTCTGTGACATTATGATGCCAGGGTTAAATGGCTATGAAGTGTTAACAGAACTACGACAAGAACCTAAGACTGCTGATATTCCCCTAATTTTCCTCACCGCTAAAGCAGATCGCAATGATTTCCGTCAAGGTATGGGGTTGGGGGCTGATGATTACATTACCAAACCGTTTGAGCCGTTTGAAATTTTACAAGCAGTCAAAGCACGTTTGGAGAGACATTCAATTTCAAATCAAGCATATCTGAAAGAATCTCAGAATACAGAAATACTCCAACAGGAAATAAAAAAGAATCGAACTGAATTGCAAAACTCCCAGCAACTTGCACAAATTCGAGGAAACTTGTTAGAGAAATTCTCCCAGGACTTACGCAATCCCCTTTCTAGTATTAATATGGCAATTTATATGCTCAAACAGGCTAAGGATGAAAAAAATCGGGAGAAATATCTGTCAATTTTAAAAGAAGCATACACGCAGGAACTCGATATATTGAATGAGGTAGATAGTTTGCAGGAATTACTGACTGCTGAAAATACAAAGTTACTCCGAAATTATAAATTACTGGGGGATTGA
- the recA gene encoding recombinase RecA — translation MATNTADTSGKQKALNMVLNQIERSFGKGAIMRLGDATRMRVETISTGALTLDLALGGGLPKGRVIEIYGPESSGKTTVALHAIAEVQKGGGIAAFVDAEHALDPTYAAALGVDIENLLVSQPDTGEAGLEIVDQLVRSAAVDIVVIDSVAALVPRAEIEGDMGDIHVGLQARLMSQALRKITGNIGKSGCTVIFINQLRQKIGVTYGSPETTTGGNALKFYASVRLDIRRIQTLKKGTDEFGNRVKVKVAKNKVAPPFRIAEFDIIFGKGVSTLGCLVDLAEETGVLLRKGAWYSYNGDNISQGRDNAIKYLEEKPEFAAKIEEQVREKLDKGAVVSANSVTKVNGEEEEEEIELEEE, via the coding sequence ATGGCAACCAACACAGCAGATACTTCTGGCAAGCAAAAAGCACTGAATATGGTACTCAACCAGATTGAGCGCAGCTTTGGTAAAGGAGCAATCATGCGTTTGGGTGACGCAACCCGGATGCGTGTAGAGACGATTTCCACTGGGGCGCTGACTTTGGATTTAGCCTTGGGTGGTGGTCTACCCAAGGGAAGGGTAATTGAGATTTATGGACCGGAAAGTTCTGGTAAAACTACAGTAGCACTTCACGCGATCGCAGAAGTGCAGAAAGGAGGCGGTATTGCTGCCTTTGTTGATGCTGAACACGCCCTAGACCCCACCTACGCCGCCGCACTAGGTGTAGATATTGAAAATTTGCTCGTTTCCCAACCTGACACAGGTGAAGCAGGTTTAGAAATTGTTGATCAACTTGTGCGTTCTGCCGCAGTTGATATTGTCGTCATTGACTCCGTAGCAGCACTAGTACCCCGCGCCGAAATAGAAGGCGATATGGGTGATATCCACGTTGGTTTACAAGCCAGATTAATGAGCCAAGCATTACGTAAAATTACAGGTAATATTGGTAAATCAGGTTGCACAGTAATTTTTATTAACCAATTGCGGCAAAAAATCGGTGTCACCTACGGTAGTCCAGAAACCACAACTGGCGGTAATGCGTTGAAATTTTACGCTTCCGTGCGTCTAGATATTCGTCGGATTCAAACCTTGAAAAAAGGCACTGATGAATTTGGTAATCGCGTGAAGGTGAAGGTAGCAAAAAATAAAGTAGCACCACCTTTTAGAATTGCGGAATTTGACATTATCTTTGGTAAGGGAGTTTCCACCCTGGGTTGTCTAGTTGACTTAGCAGAAGAAACAGGTGTCCTCCTGCGTAAAGGTGCTTGGTACAGTTATAACGGTGACAACATTTCCCAAGGTCGAGACAACGCTATCAAATATCTAGAAGAAAAACCAGAATTTGCTGCCAAAATTGAAGAGCAGGTACGTGAAAAGCTAGATAAAGGGGCTGTGGTTTCTGCTAACTCTGTTACTAAAGTAAATGGAGAAGAAGAAGAAGAAGAAATTGAATTAGAGGAAGAATAA
- a CDS encoding ATP-binding protein, producing the protein MIIKNNQSPITNDQLLITNRKDETVENLPKNSTILVVDDNPVNLKVLGHTLNAAGYTVQMELNGLNVIQKVYDSSPNLILLDIMLPDISGFEICEQLQADPLTQGIPIIFMTALTDTMDKVKGFSLGAVDYITKPFQKEELLARVRTHLHLQKLITSLELQNQELRQLTQRNEDLENRVAERTAELKEALEKEKELSQLKSRFITMASHEFRTPLAIISSSSGILQKFSDRLSEERKQEHLQTIQSTIKHITQILDDVLMINRAEAEKIELHLEALDIIPFCRHLKEEIETSISEHKINFSLELGEEISNNSLIVQFDQKLLRQILTNILTNAIKYSPDHNVINFSLTQENNQIIFKISDRGLGIPEADQANLFAPFHRASNVGTISGTGLGLAIVKKCLDLHKGEISVDSRVGEGTTFTVRIPFLRR; encoded by the coding sequence GTGATAATTAAAAATAATCAATCACCAATCACTAATGACCAATTACTAATTACCAATCGCAAGGACGAGACTGTGGAGAATTTACCTAAAAATAGCACCATTTTAGTAGTTGATGACAATCCGGTTAATTTAAAAGTTCTTGGTCATACATTGAACGCCGCAGGTTACACAGTCCAAATGGAACTAAATGGGCTAAATGTCATCCAAAAAGTTTATGACAGTAGTCCCAATTTAATCCTGCTAGATATTATGTTGCCTGATATTAGCGGATTTGAAATTTGTGAGCAGCTTCAAGCCGATCCTCTTACCCAAGGTATCCCTATAATTTTTATGACGGCTCTGACTGATACTATGGATAAGGTGAAAGGTTTTAGTTTAGGTGCTGTAGACTATATAACTAAACCATTTCAAAAAGAGGAACTACTAGCTCGTGTACGTACTCATTTACATTTACAGAAGTTAATTACATCTTTAGAACTGCAAAACCAGGAACTCAGACAACTTACACAACGGAATGAGGACTTAGAAAATAGAGTTGCGGAACGGACAGCAGAATTAAAAGAAGCACTAGAAAAGGAAAAGGAATTAAGCCAATTAAAATCGCGGTTTATTACCATGGCATCCCACGAGTTTCGTACACCTTTAGCCATTATTTCCTCATCATCGGGTATTTTACAAAAGTTTAGCGATCGCCTCAGTGAAGAAAGAAAACAGGAACATCTACAAACAATCCAAAGCACCATCAAGCATATAACTCAAATCCTTGATGATGTATTGATGATTAACCGCGCCGAAGCCGAGAAGATAGAATTACACTTAGAAGCATTAGATATCATCCCGTTCTGTCGTCATCTCAAAGAGGAAATAGAAACTAGTATTAGCGAACATAAAATTAATTTCTCTTTAGAATTAGGCGAGGAAATTTCTAACAATTCTCTGATTGTTCAGTTCGATCAAAAACTGTTACGGCAAATTCTCACCAATATCCTTACTAATGCTATTAAGTATTCTCCTGATCACAATGTAATTAATTTTAGTTTGACTCAAGAAAATAATCAAATTATATTTAAAATTAGCGATCGCGGCCTTGGTATTCCTGAAGCAGATCAAGCTAATCTATTTGCACCTTTTCATCGAGCATCTAACGTCGGTACGATTTCTGGAACTGGGTTAGGGTTGGCCATAGTCAAAAAATGTCTAGATTTGCACAAAGGGGAAATTAGCGTAGATAGTCGAGTGGGAGAGGGAACAACATTTACAGTTAGGATTCCTTTTTTAAGAAGATAA
- a CDS encoding pentapeptide repeat-containing protein, whose product MDAEDIKRRYAAGERYFLSAQLSGINLIDAYLPGINLWGADLSNANLAKAKLWGASLSRANLANANLTRANLCGVNLSEANLRGARLHYTKLYGANLTGACYDDSTRFSRGFDPVNHGMRKF is encoded by the coding sequence ATGGATGCTGAGGATATTAAACGGCGCTATGCCGCTGGAGAGAGATATTTTCTATCTGCTCAGTTAAGTGGAATCAATTTGATTGATGCTTATTTACCTGGAATCAATTTGTGGGGAGCAGATTTAAGTAATGCGAATCTTGCTAAGGCTAAACTTTGGGGTGCAAGTTTGAGTAGGGCTAATTTAGCGAATGCTAATTTGACTAGGGCTAATTTGTGCGGTGTTAATCTTTCTGAAGCTAATCTTCGGGGTGCTAGGCTTCACTATACTAAGTTATATGGTGCGAATTTGACGGGTGCTTGTTATGATGACAGTACGCGTTTTTCTAGGGGTTTTGATCCTGTTAATCATGGGATGCGGAAATTCTAA
- a CDS encoding VOC family protein, which translates to MTQGTMTAIEGIYEVCIGVPEPILAIQYWQQFGYRIGEVGELTPESAYQLYGVNSPLKAIRLYHQDADHGLIRLMIWQNPTNQGLGISSMKVKGNRWTTALTADLLGILNHAENAKGAGEIIRYTYPYWEVIYQKERKSRPFVDPAVGVREMLLLQPLMRQVLFQRFGYVMPHYGKINHNAAFSTSQFTHLGLVVQDDSKDSLRFYEEVLGLLRVRDDVETSYESSFAGRDFFDLQPGEKFIVTAFDDPRSSGTDLMAARSGRLYIVRFPEHIPLESRFTFAQPGSLGMCLYTYRVQGIHNYFDRIRASNVQKFTNIVNNEFGEISFSFVAPDGYFWTLVEKS; encoded by the coding sequence ATGACTCAAGGAACAATGACTGCAATTGAAGGTATCTATGAAGTGTGTATTGGCGTTCCAGAGCCGATTTTAGCAATTCAATATTGGCAACAGTTTGGCTATCGCATCGGGGAAGTCGGAGAATTAACCCCAGAGTCAGCGTATCAATTATATGGGGTAAATTCCCCTTTAAAAGCAATTCGTCTTTATCACCAAGATGCAGATCATGGTTTAATCAGATTGATGATTTGGCAAAATCCCACAAATCAAGGTTTGGGTATCAGTTCAATGAAAGTTAAGGGTAATCGCTGGACTACAGCTTTAACTGCTGATTTGTTAGGGATTTTAAACCACGCCGAAAATGCCAAAGGCGCTGGTGAGATAATCAGATATACTTACCCTTATTGGGAAGTAATTTATCAAAAAGAACGCAAAAGCCGTCCCTTTGTTGATCCTGCGGTGGGAGTCAGAGAAATGCTACTGCTGCAACCCTTGATGCGACAGGTGTTATTTCAACGCTTTGGTTATGTTATGCCCCATTATGGCAAAATCAATCACAATGCAGCTTTTAGCACCAGCCAGTTTACCCATCTGGGGTTAGTTGTTCAAGACGACAGCAAAGACAGCTTGCGGTTTTATGAAGAGGTGTTAGGTTTGTTGCGTGTGCGGGATGATGTGGAAACCAGCTATGAGTCTTCTTTTGCAGGTCGAGACTTTTTTGACCTCCAACCAGGGGAAAAATTTATCGTCACTGCTTTTGATGATCCTCGTTCCTCTGGGACTGACTTAATGGCAGCACGCAGCGGTAGACTTTATATTGTCCGCTTTCCAGAGCATATCCCATTAGAATCACGGTTTACATTTGCCCAACCCGGAAGTTTAGGAATGTGCCTTTACACTTACCGCGTGCAGGGAATACACAATTATTTTGACCGCATTCGGGCAAGTAATGTACAGAAATTTACTAATATTGTAAATAATGAATTTGGGGAAATAAGTTTTTCTTTTGTTGCCCCAGATGGGTATTTCTGGACTTTAGTAGAAAAAAGTTAA
- a CDS encoding response regulator — MNKILIIEDDAQIRDNIQQILDLEGFSTITAEDGWHGLQMAEQHQPDMIICDLMMPHLDGYGLIKALRQKPGTAAIPFIFITAKSERADLRRAMELGADDYLTKPFQVDEFLQVITTRLEKHQIVSQYYRGQIEQMESQLNYLARHDSLTGLPNQLFVEEHFNQIRLQAYSQGQLLPLLLIDIDILNRNKFLFEPTLRCLLLKAIAERLSELNSPHQIIDLIAYLKTDQIVLLLKPNQDSQVAADIAQQILDHLSQPLLVNHQQISVKTKIGIVCYPDDGLQLNELLTHAELALEHFKHEDTTSYHFYNQELFNILCRKIILETDLWHALERNEFELYYQPQCNVKTGKFVGVEALIRWRHPEYGLVSPGEFIPISEESGFIIPLGKWILKTACSQLEDLRSQGLVNLDLAVNISANQFKQQNFIQDKTFVRSTIEKVAFRISQDAGRASDLTIEISDAMINISQLKLSKIAEEIIDNAFKFSQPNTPVKIIGCSSFHGFNLYVIDSGRGMNKEQIASVGGYVQFERKMYEQQGSGLGLSIAKRLVEIHGGELSIESLPGKQTIIRMVLPQ; from the coding sequence ATGAACAAAATTCTGATTATTGAAGATGATGCTCAAATACGAGACAACATTCAACAAATTCTCGACCTAGAGGGGTTCAGTACGATCACAGCTGAAGATGGATGGCACGGTTTACAGATGGCTGAACAACATCAGCCAGATATGATTATCTGCGATCTGATGATGCCTCATTTAGATGGCTATGGACTGATTAAAGCATTGCGTCAAAAGCCAGGAACTGCCGCTATTCCGTTCATTTTTATCACCGCTAAATCAGAAAGAGCGGATCTGCGTCGAGCGATGGAACTTGGTGCGGATGACTATTTAACCAAGCCGTTTCAAGTAGATGAATTTCTCCAGGTGATTACGACTCGGCTGGAAAAACACCAAATAGTTAGCCAGTATTATCGAGGTCAGATTGAGCAGATGGAATCTCAGCTTAATTATCTGGCTCGTCATGATAGCTTAACTGGCTTACCTAATCAACTATTTGTAGAAGAGCATTTCAATCAAATCCGCCTTCAAGCGTACAGTCAAGGTCAACTACTCCCCTTGTTACTGATTGATATAGATATCCTCAACCGCAATAAATTCTTATTTGAACCAACCTTGAGGTGTTTATTACTCAAAGCTATAGCTGAACGATTAAGTGAGTTGAATTCTCCACATCAAATTATTGACTTAATCGCTTACTTAAAAACCGACCAAATTGTACTCTTGTTAAAGCCAAATCAAGACAGTCAAGTTGCTGCTGATATTGCTCAACAAATTTTAGATCATCTATCACAACCTTTATTAGTCAATCATCAGCAAATCTCTGTTAAAACTAAAATTGGGATTGTTTGTTATCCTGATGACGGGCTGCAACTCAATGAACTACTGACTCATGCAGAATTAGCCCTGGAACATTTTAAACATGAAGATACTACTTCTTATCATTTCTACAATCAAGAACTTTTCAATATTCTCTGTAGAAAAATTATTTTGGAAACTGATTTATGGCACGCCCTAGAACGAAATGAGTTTGAACTTTACTATCAGCCTCAATGTAATGTCAAAACTGGAAAATTTGTCGGTGTGGAAGCTTTAATCCGCTGGCGACATCCAGAATATGGACTTGTTTCTCCAGGCGAATTTATTCCTATTTCTGAAGAATCAGGTTTTATTATTCCTTTAGGGAAATGGATTTTGAAAACTGCTTGCTCCCAATTAGAAGATTTGCGATCGCAAGGATTAGTAAATTTGGATTTAGCGGTTAATATATCAGCAAATCAGTTTAAACAACAAAATTTTATTCAAGACAAAACTTTTGTGCGTTCAACCATTGAAAAGGTAGCTTTTAGAATTTCTCAAGACGCAGGGAGAGCATCTGATTTAACTATAGAAATATCAGATGCCATGATCAATATTTCTCAATTAAAGCTGAGTAAAATTGCTGAAGAAATAATTGACAATGCTTTTAAATTTTCTCAACCAAATACACCTGTAAAAATTATAGGTTGTAGCAGTTTTCATGGGTTTAATTTGTATGTAATTGACAGCGGTCGAGGCATGAATAAAGAGCAAATTGCTAGTGTCGGGGGTTATGTACAGTTTGAACGCAAAATGTATGAACAGCAAGGTTCCGGTTTAGGATTATCAATTGCTAAGAGATTGGTGGAAATCCACGGAGGAGAACTTTCAATTGAGAGCTTACCTGGTAAACAAACCATTATCCGCATGGTTCTGCCTCAGTAA
- a CDS encoding DUF1838 domain-containing protein, which yields MVAHIQEIDAQQWVKTRSSLDANESTFLVWTGKIYSFVPGEKRQILFKIIGMSVSRCILTAEGRWDFTSRELTYYLNPETDEILRKWENPWTGETVSVMHVANSPVQGKFKGKLPVEVEGENTTFVFDLFPHYPNPLAEDPKFAPYCPSRIYQAAELFKITVKSADLLNSELNSVTELKLSWDRIGQWLPWMKMGEYPGYLIYSATGSKVGGFTELPPLLQTEINNRVPLYKQAPTAFLDGEDMTSWLYFQKNFPAYEAGEVFPLPAPEEG from the coding sequence ATGGTAGCCCACATCCAAGAAATTGATGCCCAACAATGGGTAAAAACTCGTTCTTCCCTCGATGCTAATGAATCTACTTTTCTGGTTTGGACTGGTAAGATTTATAGCTTTGTCCCAGGGGAAAAGCGACAAATATTATTTAAAATCATCGGTATGAGCGTGAGCCGGTGTATCCTCACTGCTGAAGGTCGCTGGGATTTTACTTCTAGAGAACTAACTTATTACCTGAACCCAGAAACAGATGAAATTTTGCGAAAATGGGAAAATCCTTGGACGGGTGAAACTGTCTCAGTGATGCACGTCGCTAACAGTCCGGTACAAGGTAAGTTTAAAGGTAAGCTGCCGGTGGAAGTGGAAGGTGAAAATACTACCTTTGTATTTGATCTGTTTCCCCATTATCCCAACCCTTTGGCAGAAGATCCCAAGTTTGCGCCATATTGTCCATCTCGCATTTATCAAGCAGCTGAGTTGTTTAAAATCACCGTCAAGAGTGCAGATTTGCTGAACTCGGAACTCAATTCTGTAACGGAACTAAAATTAAGTTGGGATAGAATTGGTCAATGGTTGCCTTGGATGAAGATGGGAGAATACCCTGGTTATCTGATCTATAGTGCTACTGGTAGCAAGGTTGGCGGTTTTACGGAGTTACCCCCACTGCTACAAACTGAAATTAATAACCGTGTTCCTTTGTATAAGCAAGCGCCAACTGCTTTTCTGGATGGGGAAGATATGACTTCTTGGTTATATTTCCAAAAGAATTTTCCGGCTTATGAAGCTGGGGAAGTTTTTCCTTTACCAGCACCGGAGGAAGGTTAG
- a CDS encoding IS607 family transposase translates to MKLSDYAKSIGVSYKTAWRMWQRGELNATQLPTGTVIVKFNVPTNKGVVIYARVSSSENKSNLESQAQRLEDYCTAKGYQIVRVVKEVGSGVNDNRRKLIDLLNQDDYSLIVCEHKDRLSRVGFNYLKVLLNQLGRDIEVVNLATERTDDLMHDFVSIITSFCARLYSIRRRTRKTECLIKCLQEDECR, encoded by the coding sequence ATGAAGTTATCAGATTACGCTAAATCAATAGGTGTTAGCTATAAAACAGCTTGGCGAATGTGGCAACGTGGTGAGCTTAATGCAACTCAATTGCCGACTGGGACTGTCATAGTTAAATTTAATGTTCCTACTAATAAGGGTGTTGTAATTTATGCCAGGGTTAGCAGTAGTGAAAATAAATCTAATTTAGAAAGTCAAGCTCAAAGGCTTGAAGACTATTGCACCGCAAAAGGTTATCAAATTGTTAGAGTAGTTAAGGAAGTTGGTAGCGGTGTAAATGATAACCGACGTAAGTTAATAGATTTACTCAATCAAGATGACTATTCGTTAATTGTTTGTGAGCATAAAGACAGGTTATCTAGGGTTGGGTTTAACTATCTAAAAGTGCTTCTTAATCAGTTAGGTAGAGATATTGAAGTAGTTAATTTAGCGACAGAAAGGACAGATGATCTGATGCACGATTTTGTCTCCATAATCACTTCTTTCTGTGCAAGGCTTTATTCAATTAGACGACGTACTCGTAAAACTGAATGCCTGATTAAATGCTTGCAGGAAGACGAATGCAGATAG